One region of Carya illinoinensis cultivar Pawnee chromosome 8, C.illinoinensisPawnee_v1, whole genome shotgun sequence genomic DNA includes:
- the LOC122317761 gene encoding uncharacterized protein LOC122317761, giving the protein MAAVSNSLILTSNPVTQLPGSSLKPLGQFLGNAAPTNRLLSTNRMGKLQLCMSRRPLIVQAGYSSDRGGASSAGIFVGGFVLGGLIVGTLSCVYAPQISKTLAGADRKDLMRKLPKFIYDEEKALEKTRKVLAEKIAQLNSAIDDMSTQLRSEETPNGVDVISDEVEAAL; this is encoded by the exons ATGGCCGCTGTTTCGAATTCGTTGATTTTGACGAGTAATCCGGTTACCCAGTTACCTG GATCTTCTCTGAAGCCATTGGGCCAATTTCTTGGAAATGCAGCCCCCACCAACCGGTTGCTTAGTACCAACCGCATGGGGAAATTGCAACTGTGTATGTCTAGAAGGCCACTCATAGTTCAAGCTGGGTATAGTAG TGATCGTGGAGGAGCAAGTAGTGCAGGCATCTTTGTAGGCGGCTTTGTATTGGGAGGACTAATAGTGGGCACACTCAGTTGTGTATATGCACCTCAG ATCAGCAAAACTCTGGCTGGAGCTGACCGAAAGGATTTAATGAGGAAACTGCCCAAATTCATATACGATGAAGAAAAGGCTTTGGAG AAAACACGGAAAGTACTGGCTGAAAAAATTGCACAGCTGAACTCTGCTATAGACGATATGTCTACTCAGCTCCGATCAGAAGAAACCCCCAATGGTGTGGATGTGATTTCTGATGAAGTTGAGGCTGCCTTGTAA
- the LOC122319152 gene encoding protein S-acyltransferase 21: MARHHGWQLPAHTFQVVAITVFFLLSVAYYAFFAPFLGTEIYEYVAIGVYSVLALSVFILYVRCTAIDPADPGILLDADKTYAYKSANDRDLHGNASSIEESGKIGLKDGEQSDRHGSGCCSKVGQFFCGFLVKEDCRRDDFLQQQSGDEDALFCTLCNAEVGKFSKHCRSCDKCVDGFDHHCRWLNNCVGRKNYVTFVCLLAVSLIWLIVECGVGIAVIVRCFIDKKGTENQIADKLGVGFSRPPFATVVALCTVVSFLATVPLGELLFFHMILIRKGITTYEYVVAMRTQSELPGPSLDGGDQQSLASSPTSSAVTAVSGKSSLGLGLQYKGAWCTPPRIFMDNQDEIIPHLEPGRLPSTVDPDAVPSDLGKKVPQRPVRISAWKLAKLDSNEAIKAATKARASSSVLRPISSRHRPHDADRLSSSNVSGRSSPISTDQGFHNRNARARTMRLSPPKSSYPPSCSSKEDNETCHHSVNNLSSPQLSNLTSSPLEQQTAHGDRFNPMYQSFTDQSPWSSKQSEKNKNAVRENVAQIPSRNSNLVIPENTRSSVCWDQEAGRFVSSSSRGFGTELLYTGQSIFFIGPVVNEQPARETRDGSSVAAGMDRGSTSSYYQQGRSQRGGQLPVFVPSDSRQDRFSSTLP; encoded by the exons ATGGCTCGGCATCATGGATGGCAGCTTCCAGCCCACACGTTTCAG GTTGTGGCTATAACAGTTTTTTTCTTGCTATCAGTCGCATATTATGCCTTTTTTGCCCCATTTCTTGGAACGGAAATATATGAATATGTAGCTATTGGTGTTTACTCTGTCTTG GCACTCTCTGTATTTATTCTTTATGTTCGATGCACGGCTATTGACCCTGCTGATCCTGGAATTCTGCTTGATGCTGACAAGACATATGCCTATAAATCTGCCAATGACAGGGATCTACATG GGAATGCATCTTCTATTGAAGAATCTGGCAAGATAGGATTAAAGGATGGAGAGCAATCTGATAGGCATGGTTCAGGTTGCTGTTCAAAAGTTGGACAATTCTTTTGTGGTTTTCTTGTAAAAGAAGATTGCCGCAGAGATGATTTTCTACAGCAACAATCTGGAGATGAGGACGCTTTATTCTGCACATTATGTAATGCTGAG GTAGGCAAGTTCAGCAAACATTGTAGAAGTTGTGACAAATGTGTTGATGGATTTGATCATCATTGCCGG TGGTTGAATAACTGTGTAGGGAGGAAAAATTATGTGACGTTCGTTTGCCTTTTGGCTGTGAGCCTCATTTGG CTTATTGTTGAATGCGGGGTTGGCATTGCTGTGATTGTCCGATGCTTTATTGATAAAAAGGGTACAGAGAACCAGATAGCTGATAAACTTGGAGTTGGATTCTCCCGACCCCCCTTTGCTACTGTGGTG GCCTTATGCACGGTTGTTTCTTTCCTAGCCACTGTGCCTTTGGGAGAACTTCTCTTTTTCCACATGATTCTGATTCGAAAG GGTATTACAACTTATGAGTATGTTGTTGCCATGAGAACCCAAAGTGAACTGCCTGGTCCATCTCTAGATGGTGGCGATCAACAAAGTCTGGCATCATCACCAACTAGTTCAGCTGTGACTGCTGTAAGTGGTAAAAGCTCTCTTGGATTGGGCTTGCAATATAAAGGTGCTTGGTGTACCCCTCCAAGAATCTTTATGGACAATCAG GATGAAATTATACCACATTTGGAGCCAGGACGCCTACCATCTACAGTGGATCCAGATGCAGTACCGTCTGACCTTGGAAAAAAAGTACCCCAGCGTCCAGTCCGTATCAGTGCATGGAAACTTGCTAAACTCGATTCTAATGAGGCAATTAAAGCAGCCACTAAAGCCAGAGCGTCATCTTCTGTTCTCCGTCCAATTAGTTCACGACATCGTCCACATGATGCTGATCGTTTATCCAGTAGCAATGTGAGTGGAAGAAGCAGTCCAATCAGTACTGATCAAGGGTTTCACAATAGAAATGCTAGAGCCAGGACAATGAGGCTATCTCCTCCCAAGAGCTCCTATCCACCAAGTTGCTCCAGCAAGGAAGATAATGAAACATGTCATCATAGTGTGAATAATCTCAGCAGTCCTCAACTCTCCAACCTGACATCTTCACCATTGGAGCAACAAACTGCACACGGAGATCGCTTTAATCCTATGTATCAATCGTTCACAGATCAATCTCCTTGGTCATCAAAGCAaagtgaaaaaaacaaaaatgcagtTCGTGAAAATGTAGCACAAATCCCTAGTAGAAATAGCAACTTGGTTATTCCTGAAAACACGAGATCTTCAGTCTGCTGGGATCAAGAAGCTGGACGTTTTGTTTCCTCATCTTCTAGAGGTTTTGGAACCGAGCTTTTGTACACAGGTCAATCCATTTTCTTTATTGGGCCTGTTGTGAATGAACAACCTGCCCGAGAAACAAGAGATGGCAGCTCAGTGGCTGCTGGCATGGATCGAGGCTCTACATCAAGTTATTATCAACAGGGTAGGTCACAGAGGGGTGGCCAGCTTCCTGTATTTGTTCCAAGTGATTCCAGACAAGACCGGTTCTCTTCTACATTGCCCTGA
- the LOC122317759 gene encoding glutamate receptor 3.3 has product MNLIWFILSLFLYFGLSTYGFSKNVSSRPAVVNIGALFTFESTIGRVAKIAIEEAVKDVNSNSSILHGTKLAVTMQDSNCSGFFGMVGALQFMETDIVAIIGPQSSVVAHIISHVANELQVPLLSFGASDPTLSSLQFPFFVRTRQSDLYQMTAVAEVVDYYGWKDVIAIFIDDDYGRNGVAALDDKLAERRCKISYKQGISPGSEVNRGDIMDLLIKVALMESRIIVLHVNPDSGLMVFSVAQYLGMMGNGFVWIATDWLSSVLDSSAPLPPETMDSIQGVLVLRQHTPDSDRKKAFFSRWKRLTGGSLGLHSYGLSAYDSVWLLAHAIDAFFNQGGVISFSNDSRLQSALGDNLHLEAMNIFDDGILLLQCILQSNLAGLTGPIKFNSDRSLILPAYDIINVVGTGFRRIGYWSNYSGLSVVAPETLYAMPPNHSSANQQLYSVIWPGETLLKPRGWVFPNNGKQLKIGVPNRASYRAFVSRVRGSDMFKGFCIDVFTAAVNLLPYAVPYRFVPFGNGIENPSYTELVNMITAGDFDAAVGDIAIVTNRTKIVDFTQPYASSGLVVVVPLKKKNSGAWAFLRPFSRNMWIVSACFFVLIGTVVWILEHRTNDEFRGPPKKQLMTILWFSLSTMFFAHRENTVSTLGRMVLIIWLFVVLIINSSYTASLTSILTVQHLSSPIEGIESLKMSEELIGYQVGSFAEHYLEELGISKSRLVALGSPDAYALALQRGPEKGGVAAIVDELPYIELFLSSQCKFRVVGQEFTKSGWGFAFPRDSPLAIDMSTAILQLSENGDLQRIHDKWLMQSTCSLESAEIESNQLQLKSFWGLFLICGMACFFALVIYFLQIMQQLCRTGPSESISTGPNNSISGRVRRLLSLMDEKVDHSNSGSKRRKVERSLSEISNDSELVSRRQTGMTTGTHISSSN; this is encoded by the exons ATGAATCTTATTTGGTTTATTTTGTCGCTGTTTCTCTATTTTGGGCTGTCCACATATGGGTTTAGTAAGAATGTTTCTTCAAGACCTGCTGTTGTGAATATTGGAGCTCTTTTTACGTTTGAATCTACCATAGGAAGAGTCGCCAAGATTGCCATTGAGGAAGCTGTGAAAGATGTCAACTCCAATTCCAGCATTCTCCATGGAACAAAACTTGCTGTAACTATGCAAGATTCCAATTGCAGTGGATTTTTTGGCATGGTTGGAG CTTTGCAATTTATGGAGACTGATATAGTTGCCATCATAGGCCCGCAATCTTCTGTAGTTGCGCATATTATATCCCATGTAGCAAATGAACTCCAAGTTCCTCTATTATCGTTTGGGGCCTCAGATCCCACCCTCTCTTCCCTTCAGTTTCCCTTTTTTGTTAGAACAAGACAGAGCGATTTGTACCAAATGACAGCAGTGGCTGAGGTTGTTGATTATTATGGTTGGAAGGACGTAATTGCCATTTTCATTGACGATGACTACGGACGGAATGGTGTGGCAGCATTAGATGATAAACTAGCAGAGAGGCGCTGTAAAATTTCCTACAAGCAGGGAATTAGCCCTGGGTCTGAAGTTAATCGGGGTGACATTATGGATCTTCTTATCAAGGTTGCATTAATGGAGTCTCGAATTATTGTTCTGCATGTAAATCCTGATTCAGGATTAATGGTTTTCTCTGTAGCACAATATCTTGGAATGATGGGAAATGGCTTTGTATGGATAGCTACTGATTGGCTCTCCTCTGTTTTAGATTCTTCTGCTCCTCTTCCTCCAGAGACAATGGATTCAATACAAGGAGTTCTTGTTTTGCGCCAACATACACCAGATTCAGATAGAAAAAAAGCTTTTTTCTCTAGGTGGAAAAGGTTAACTGGTGGTTCTTTGGGATTGCATTCATATGGGCTTTCTGCTTATGATTCTGTTTGGCTGCTTGCCCATGCTATTGATGCATTTTTTAACCAGGGAGGGgtgatttctttttctaatgATTCTAGGTTGCAGTCTGCATTAGGCGACAATCTCCACCTTGAAGCAATGAATATTTTTGATGATGGAATTCTGCTGTTGCAGTGCATCCTGCAGAGTAACCTTGCTGGTTTGACAGGTCCTATTAAGTTTAACTCAGATAGGTCTCTTATTCTTCCTGCATATGATATCATTAATGTCGTAGGAACTGGGTTTCGACGGATTGGTTACTGGTCAAACTATTCTGGCTTATCAGTCGTGGCTCCTGAGACGCTCTATGCAATGCCACCTAATCATTCAAGTGCAAACCAGCAACTATACAGTGTTATCTGGCCAGGAGAAACATTATTGAAGCCCCGTGGATGGGTTTTCCCAAACAATGGGAAGCAACTGAAAATTGGTGTACCTAATCGAGCTAGTTACCGAGCATTTGTATCACGAGTGCGGGGAAGTGATATGTTTAAGGGTTTCTGCATAGATGTATTTACAGCTGCTGTTAACTTGTTACCTTATGCTGTTCCATACCGATTTGTCCCTTTTGGAAATGGTATCGAAAACCCAAGCTACACAGAGCTTGTAAATATGATCACAGCTGGT GATTTTGATGCTGCTGTTGGTGACATTGCAATTGTCACAAATCGAACAAAAATTGTGGATTTTACACAGCCATATGCTTCATCTGGACttgttgttgtggtcccattaaaaaaaaaaaactctggtGCTTGGGCTTTCCTGCGGCCATTTAGTCGAAATATGTGGATTGTCAGTGCTTGTTTCTTCGTTTTGATTGGCACTGTTGTGTGGATTCTGGAGCATAGAACAAATGATGAGTTCAGGGGCCCTCCTAAAAAACAACTTATGACCATTCTATG GTTTAGCCTCTCAACTATGTTTTTTGCCCATA GAGAAAACACTGTGAGCACCCTTGGTCGAATGGTGCTAATCATATGGCTCTTTGTGGTTTTGATAATCAACTCAAGCTACACTGCGAGTCTGACATCAATCCTCACAGTGCAGCATCTGTCTTCGCCTATTGAAGGGATTGAAAGCTTGAAGATGAGTGAGGAGCTAATTGGGTACCAAGTGGGCTCCTTTGCTGAACATTATTTGGAGGAACTTGGCATATCCAAATCTAGGCTTGTTGCTCTTGGATCACCTGATGCGTATGCTTTAGCCCTTCAGCGTGGTCCTGAAAAAGGCGGTGTTGCAGCGATTGTTGATGAACTTCCTTACATAGAACTATTCCTCTCCAGCCAGTGCAAATTCAGGGTTGTAGGTCAAGAGTTCACCAAAAGTGGCTGGGGTTTT GCATTTCCTCGGGACTCTCCTTTAGCAATTGACATGTCAACTGCTATTCTACAACTGTCAGAGAATGGTGATCTTCAGCGGATCCATGATAAGTGGTTGATGCAAAGCACTTGCAGTTTAGAGTCTGCTGAAATTGAATCAAATCAGCTTCAACTTAAAAGCTTCTGGGGTCTCTTTCTTATTTGTGGGATGGCTTGCTTCTTTGCTCTCGTCATATATTTCTTGCAGATTATGCAGCAGTTATGCCGAACTGGCCCCTCTGAATCTATTTCCACTGGTCCAAATAACTCAATTTCTGGGCGTGTCAGGAGATTGTTGTCATTGATGGATGAGAAAGTCGACCACTCAAATAGTGGAAGTAAAAGAAGGAAAGTGGAAAGATCATTATCTGAAATTTCCAATGACAGTGAGTTGGTAAGTAGGAGACAGACTGGAATGACTACTGGGACCCACATCAGCTCAAGCAATTAA
- the LOC122317760 gene encoding glyceraldehyde-3-phosphate dehydrogenase B, chloroplastic: MASHAALASSRIPTNTRLPSRNSPSFPTQCFSKRVEMAEYSGLRSSKCMTYAKNGRESSFFDVVAAQLTPKTTGSAPVRGETVAKLKVAINGFGRIGRNFLRCWHGRKNSPLDVIVVNDSGGVKNASHLLKYDSMLGTFKADVKILDNETITVDGKPVKVVSNRDPLKLPWAELGIDIVIEGTGVFVDGPGAGKHIQAGAKKVIITAPAKGVDIPTYVVGVNEKDYDHEVANIVSNASCTTNCLAPFVKVMDEEFGIVKGTMTTTHSYTGDQRLLDASHRDLRRARAAALNIVPTSTGAAKAVSLVLPQLKGKLNGIALRVPTPNVSVVDLVVNVAKKGLTAEDVNAAFRKAAEGPLKGILAVCDVPLVSVDFRCSDVSSTIDSSLSMVMGDDMVKVVAWYDNEWGYSQRVVDLAHLVASKWPGSPVTGSGDPLEDFCKTNPADEECKVYEA, encoded by the exons ATGGCCAGCCACGCTGCTCTAGCTTCTTCAAGAATACCAACCAACACAAGGCTCCCTTCAAGGAATTCCCCCTCTTTCCCCACCCAATGCTTCTCCAAG AGGGTGGAAATGGCTGAGTACTCTGGCCTAAGATCCAGTAAATGCATGACCTACGCCAAGAATGGTAGGGAATCATCCTTCTTCGATGTTGTGGCTGCCCAACTTACTCCCAAG ACCACAGGATCAGCTCCAGTAAGAGGAGAAACAGTGGCCAAACTGAAGGTGGCAATCAATGGATTTGGACGCATTGGCAGGAACTTCCTCCGATGTTGGCATGGCCGCAAAAACTCACCCCTCGATGTTATTGTTGTCAACGACAGTGGTGGTGTCAAGAAt GCTTCACACCTGCTCAAATATGATTCTATGCTGGGAACCTTTAAAGCAGATGTGAAAATACTTGACAATGAAACCATCACCGTTGATGGTAAGCCTGTCAAGGTTGTCTCTAACAGGGACCCTCTCAAGCTCCCTTGGGCTGAGCTTGGCATTGACATTGTTATCGAG GGAACAGGAGTGTTTGTAGATGGCCCGGGTGCTGGGAAACACATCCAAGCTGGTGCCAAGAAAGTCATCATTACTGCTCCAGCCAAAGGTGTTGACATTCCAACCTATGTTGTTGGGGTAAATGAAAAGGATTACGACCACGAGGTTGCTAATATTGTGAG CAATGCTTCTTGCACTACAAACTGTCTGGCTCCTTTTGTGAAGGTCATGGATGAAGAATTTG GCATTGTCAAGGGAACCATGACCACCACTCATTCCTACACCGGAGACCAG AGGCTCTTAGATGCTTCACACAGGGACTTGAGGAGAGCCAGGGCTGCAGCCCTGAATATAGTCCCAACGAGCACAGGTGCTGCAAAGGCCGTGTCTTTAGTGCTACCCCAGCTCAAGGGCAAGCTCAATGGCATTGCACTCCGTGTGCCTACACCTAACGTGTCAGTTGTTGACCTTGTTGTGAATGTTGCAAAGAAGGGCCTAACAGCAGAGGATGTTAATGCAGCTTTCAGAAAAGCAGCAGAGGGACCATTGAAGGGCATATTAGCTGTGTGTGATGTCCCTCTAGTTTCAGTAGACTTTCGGTGCAGTGATGTTTCTTCCACCATTGACTCTTCATTATCCATGGTCATGGGTGATGATATGGTCAAGGTGGTTGCCTGGTACGACAATGAATGGGGATACAG CCAAAGGGTTGTTGATTTGGCTCATCTAGTAGCAAGCAAGTGGCCAGGGTCACCTGTAACAGGGAGTGGTGACCCATTAGAGGACTTCTGCAAGACAAACCCGGCTGATGAGGAATGCAAAGTTTATGAAGCTTAG